DNA sequence from the Sphingobium aromaticiconvertens genome:
ACCGCGTTGCGCGCGGCCAGTTTTGCGCCATAGGCGGCCATGTAGACGAACTGGTCCCGTCCCGTTACATCGCCCGCCGCGTAAATGCCTGGAACCGACGTTTCGAGGTGGTCATCGACGACGATTCCACCATTACGGGCAAGCACTATGCCGCGCTCCTCCAGCCCAAGCCCGTCGCTATTGGGTCGGCGTCCGGTGGCGATGAGCACCTGTTCCGCCGCGACGGTGTCACAATGCCCCTCGCAGGTCAATTCGACCCCGCTCTGTGTTTGGGCGATACGCTGATAGCCGACACCTGCGCAAACCCGCACGCCCTCGGCTTCCAAATAGTTTTTCAGCGCGGCACTCACTTCCGGGTCCATTTCGGGGAGCAGGCGGCTTCGGCAGCAGATGGTGACATCAACGCCCAGACGCGAAAACATCTGTCCCAGTTCTACCCCGATCACCCCGCCACCGATCACCAGCAGCGATTTGGGCAAGCGATCCAGCGCCAGCGCCGATGTGCTGGTTAGGTAGGGCACGCTGTCCATCCCCGGAATCGGCGGCACGGCGGCGTGCGCACCCATCGCCAATATGACCTTGCCGACCTTCATGGGCGCATCGCCGACAATCAGCGCACCATCGGCAAAGCGTGCCTTGCCCTCGATATAGCTCACACCGTCATAGGCGGGCAGCAGATCGACATATTTTTTTTGGCGCAGCGTCGTGACAAGATCGTCCTTCGACGCCGCCAATACGGACCAGTCATCCATCTGGACAGCGCCCCCAAGGCCGGGAAAGCGCGCGGCGGCAAGCCCACCATGCACCGCTTCGGCGGCGCGGATCAGCGTCTTGGAAGGAACGCAGCCAACATTGACACAGGTGCCGCCAATCGTGCCGTGACCGACGAGCGCCACTTTCGCGCCCAGATCGGCAGCGGCGATCGCGGCGGAGAACCCGGCAGAACCCGCGCCGATGACGGCCACGTCAAATCCTTCCTGCCCGGGGCGGTTGCAACAGTCGTTCATTGCTTATCGCTTTCTTGAGGCGCTGGCGGCGCCCCGCTCAGTTTTGAATAGCGCGCGCCGGATAACCCGCGTTGGTTGATGCAGCGGCAATCGCAGCAGCATTGGTGCGGCGCGGGTTATAGGTTGCGCGCGCGGTCTTGGCTGCGAAATCGACCGTGACCGCCGTTACCCCGGCGACGCCTTCCATCGCCTTCTTCACGGTGATCGGGCAGGTGGCGCAGGTCATGTTCTCTATGGCAAAGGTGGTTTGCTTCTGAGCGGTTGCGGTAGCCGCGGGGCGATCTTGCGCCGTGCCACTAACTGCATAGGCGACCCCGCCGCCAGCCATAGCCAGCACGGCCATAGCGATACATACTGTCTTTTTCATGGGTATTTCCTTTCAATAGAACCAGGGTGCCCACCAGTCGATGGTGAGCGCCAGGATGGCGACGGCAAGGCCCAGCCACAGCACCGCCTTGGTGGTCCAAGCCGATTGTGGACGAGCGCAGTAGGAACCGTCTTCACAGGGCGGTTTCGGCTTGAAATAGACATGCCAGAAGCCGTAGCCGAGCAGCGCGAGCGTTACGCCTGCGACATAGGGCTTGTAAGGTTCGAGCGCCGTCAGGTTGGCGATCCACGCGCCGGAAATTCCGAGCATAACCAACAGTAGCGGGACGACGCAGCAAGCCGAGGCGAGCCCCGCGCCGATCAATGCGCCCGCCGCAACCCAGTTTGCCTGCTTCGGCTCGTGGTTTTCGGTGAGGGCTGGCTGTCCCGCTTCCGGCGTTGAGACCATGGCTTGAATCCCTTGTTCCAACTGAGTGATTCGCAGTGTAGGCTCTGTAGCCACTACAGACTCAAGAGGTATTTTCATGGAGCAACAGGTCGGCATCTTGCGTGCCCAGCTTGCCCGGAAAACAGGCTGCAATCTCGAAACCATCCGCTATTACGAGAAGGTGGGATTGCTGCCGGGGCCGCCTCGCAGTTCCAACGGCTACCGCGTCTATTCGCCGGAACTGGTGCAAAGGTTGCAGTTCATCCTGCGCGCGCGCGACCTTGGCTATGCAATGGATGAGATACGGTCATTGTTGTCGCTCACCGATACCGGTGCACAAACCTGCGCGGAGGTTATGGCGAGAACCGAACTCCACCTTGAAGATGTCCGCCGCCGCATTGCAGATTTGCAGAAGATAGAGGTGACGCTGGCGACCACGTTAGCCAGATGCACTGGAGATGACGTTGCCGAATGTCCCATCCTGGAAGCACTCCAGTTTTTACCCCATCAAGGCAATTGACGCCATCTTTGAGGGATTTGATTTCGTGATGTCAGCTTGGAGTATAGCCTAACTGGACGTCAGGGCGGTACTGCGGTTTCTGTCAGATTAGGGTGATAAACGGAATTTGTTGACGAATTTCGTTACGTATCATAGATTTCAACCTGACATTTTGATGGAGAGAGTGCGCAGTGAAGGGGCAACGGATCGGCTATGTCCGGGTCAGCACGTTCGATCAGAATGTGGATCGCCAATTGGAAGGTCAGTCGCTCGATCGGACCTTCACCGACAAGGCATCGGGCAAGGACGTCAACCGCCCCCAGCTTGAGGCTCTGCTCACTTTCGCCCGCGAAGGCGATACCGTCGTCGTCCACAGCATGGATCGGTTGGCCCGCAATCTGGATGACCTGCGCAAGCTGGTCCAGGGCCTCACCAAGCGAGGTATCCGGATCGAGTTTGAGAAGGAAAGCCTGTCCTTCTCGGGGGAGGACTCCCCGATGGCCAATCTGATGCTCTCGGTCATGGGTGCGTTTGCTGAGTTCGAGCGCGCTCTGATCCGCGAACGGCAACGCGAAGGCATTGCGATCGCTCGGCAGCGCGGCGCCTATCGGGGGCGGAAACGGTCGCTCTCGGATGAGATGATTGCCGATCTGCACCGCCGCGTTGCCGCCGGTGAACGCAAGGCGACCATAGCGCGCGACATGGGCATCAGCCGCGAAACCCTCTACCAGTACCTTCGCGCCGCTGCCTGACACCAATGTTCACATTATGTCCGGAAAATCGTTGTTCAGCGTACAAAGCTTGAGGTGACGCCCAATTGCTGATGCTCCAGGGGCAGGCCCCGTTGATCGTGGAGAAGATCCGATATTACGATCAACGCGAGTTCGCAGGGCTGGCCGATCCCGGCTGAGCGGCCACAGGGGGCGCGATCGTCGCCTATGGCGCAGCGGAAGGGGAAAGAGCGGCAACCCCGGCTCCTGACCGCCCTGGACCTCTCAGCACGGCGCTAGAACGCGATTGGGTAATGAACCCGCCCCACTTCCCCCTCGGAAGTCCAGCGACCGCAGGTCGCCTTGTGACGGCATCGCCGTCACGCATCAAATAGCGCATTGGCCGGTAGGCCAATTCCATATTCCTCATCTTTAGAACCGCATTTCCTCTCACGCGCCCGCGATGATTCTAGATTCTGGGATTCTATGATTCAGGGGTATCAAACGCATTGATTATAAAGGTGTATTTCGGCCTATCATGAGGGATGGGGTGGGGCATCATGAGAAATGGGGTGCCCTATTGTGAGTTTTGGGGTGGGGGTATTATGAGAAATGGGGTGCATGAAGTGAGGCCATTTCTTTTCTCACCTCATAATACCTTGACCCTGTTCGCACATCGACCGAATGTCCCATCATGGACGGGACAGCCGACACAACTGGTCGCACGATGGAGGTGGCGCGGATCGAGAAAGAGCGTGGCTCTGACACGATTGTACAGCCGCGCGAGCTAGTCGAAGTCCGCTACGCGCGGGGGGTTTCCCTTAGCCTGTCTGCGCGCAAGGTGTTCGCGTTGATGATGCACCAGGCCGCAGGCGATGCCTGGCGGGACCAGGAACATAGAATCACCAAGCGCATGTTGCGCGGCTCCCACAACTCCAACGATCGCCTTGCTGAGACGATCGACGAGCTGATGGGTATCTTCTTTGCCATGCCTGACAAGGTGGAAGGCGACCACGGGCGGCGCACCTTCCAGATGATCGAAGAGACATTTGAGGGGGGTGAACAGGGGTGGTTGATCTACCGTTTCACCCGACGCGCGCGCGACCTCCTGAAAGACAGCGAAGCCTATGCACTCCTGCACCGGGCAACAGTGCTGGCCTTCGATAGCAAATATGCCCTCGAACTATACCAGCTCGGAGCGTTGCTCTACCGACGAGACGTGCCGATCTGGCGCGGCGATGTGGAAACCCTCCGGGCAAAACTTGGTGTTCCAGAAGGGTCTTACAGCTCTTTCGCCGATCTTCGACGCTTCGTCCTCGATGCCGCAACGGCGGAAATCAACCAGCTTGTGCCGCAGTTCTCGGTGGCATGGGACGTCGCAAAAAGGCGGGGCCGCAAGGTCATCGAGATTGCTATAACCTTCCGCCGCAAGCCGCCGATCGCTGCGGTAGCGGCTGAAGAGGAAAACGAACGCCATCGCGCCGGTCGCCGAGCACGTCGCGATGGCACGGCGGAAACGATACTCGACCCCAGTGCGATCATCGCTGCAACAGTCGCGAATTTGGGCGTGTCTGATGTTTTGCGCTGGCCTACCGACGATCAGGTAACGGAATTTGGCGCAACGGAGTTGCACGCGATCGGCGTCACCTATGGTGGAGGGCACGCCGTGCAGCGGTTGGCAGATCAATATGCGCGGGTGCGAACCGACAAGCGACGCCAGCTCCGGGGAGATGCTCTACGCGAAGATTGGACGACTTGGGTAAGGGGTTGCGCGGAAAAATGGAGTAAACCCTAATGGTTGTCGCTCTTAGGGTTTCGCGATACCCTACAGAAACAGGGACACGTTCCCGGTTGGAAACGGGGGAATAAAGCATGGCAACCGTCTCAATGACGAAGGGGGCTGAACTGGCTGGGGTCAGCAAGGGGACCGTCTCCAAAGCCCTTAAATCCGGTCGTCTTAGCTATGCTGAGAAGACCGATAACGGCTACCTTATCGACACGTCCGAACTGTTCCGGGTGTTTCCTCCGAAACAGAAGGAAACGGTTGACGAGTCACGCTTAGATACCCCCGATGGAAACAGGGAAACCCTAATAAATTCAGGGGGGTTGCAGCGGGAGATTGAACTGTTGCGTGAACAGCTACAGGATCGTGATGGCGTGGTTTCCGACCTGCGCCAACGGCTCGATAAATCCGAGGAAGAACGTCGAGAAGCACAGGCGCGGGTGATCGGATTGCTCACCGGGCCAGAGGCAGCAGAATCGAAACGTGGCTTTTTCGGTCGCCTGTTCGGACGATCTGACGATTGACCTCTGGAATGGGTGGGCGGCGGTAGCTGGCTATCTTGCTTGCCACATCCCGAAGCCCACCGCGTCTTCATAGGTTTTAGGCATGAAGCCGGGGTGGGCAGCTTCATATTCAGCCCTACGCCGATCATAAGTTCCGTCTTTACGAAGCGACGCATCGCCTACGGAATAGGCATCATTTCTCAGCTTTTGGGCTTTGATCCGCCATTCCTCCACCTCATTGGCCCCGTGACCGCGAAGCTGTGCAAATTGGCCATTTGGGGTTTCAGCGCCAGAGACCCTCGAACCGGCGTCCGGCCGTACGCGTGTAGCGGACGGTGTGTTTGGGGTCGCGGTGGCCGAGATAGTCCTGGATCAGCCGGAGGTCGTAGGCGCGGTTCGCGAGCGCGAACCCGCACGAGTGGCGCAGCATGTGCGGGTTGACCGGCGGCAGGCCGGCGCGCGCCGAGGCTTGGGCCAGCAGGTAATTCACGGCCTGGCGGGTCAGCTGCGCCCTGCGCTCAGACACGAACAGCCAAGGCAGGTGATCATCGCGCCCGCCGAGGTAACGCCTGATCGCGCGCAGTTCGTCGCCTGCGATCGGCTGTTCGACTGACAAACCGTTTTTGAGACGACGCACCCACAGGCGCGATACGGCAACGTCGACCTCGTCGCGCCGCAGCGCGGTCGCCTCACTTACACGGAGCCCATGACGATACATCATGAGCAGGAGCAGGTGGTCGCGCGGTCCATGACGGCCAGCTTTGGCGGCATCGAGCAGGCGGTCGATCTCGGCTGCGGTGAGGAAATCCTTGCGGCGTTCGTGGGCATCAGCGGCCGCATCGGCGCCACTCTTTACATTTCGCCAGCTGGTCACCTTCTCAGCCATGCTGCGTTCTCCTGGGCGCATCGCCTTACTGTCGGCACTACTCTTGACGAAATGCGCCTTTTGTAAAGAGTGAATAGGCCGGTCGAAGTTTACGCGGCTATCCTTGCCTCAATGTCGAGCCGCCGCTCCATGTTCAGGTCGAACGCGCCATACGGACTGACATGCGCCCAGATGAGCGGAGTCAGCCCACGCTCGTCCGCCGCGGTCATGCGCCCGCGCCAGCGTTTCTCGGCGAGTACGCGCTGGAGCATCAGCGTGTTGACGTACACGAGGCAGGACTGGAGGAGGTGCAGCGCCGCGACCGATGCCTGCTGGTCGTCGAGCCGGTTCGATGCGACCTCGCCGCCCCGGCCGAAGAAGATGAAGCCGTTGGCCGAGTTCCAGGTCTCGACGACGTTCAGCCCTTCGTTGATTTCGCGACGCAGGGCCTCGTCGTGCAGGTAGCGGCACAGGAACGCAGTCTTCATTGCCTTGCCGAGCTCGGCGAGCGCCTTGTAGGTCGGGTGCTGGACGTTGTTCCTCGTGAACCGCCGGAGGATCGCCTCGGGATCGGGTCGTGCGGCTGAGCGGAACAAGAAAGTGTCGTAAGGGGCATTATTTCTTTTCAAAAGTCCCATTCGGAATTAGGTTGGCGTAGCGGTCTGAGGCCGCCGTTTGCGACGGCGTCGGGCACGGAGAAGTCGTAGCTCCCGAGGAAATTGATGTGACGCCAGAATATCGGCGAGAGTCGAGCGATATCGGCGGGCAGCGGTGGCGCCCCGGCCTCGCTGAGTTGGCGCACGGTTTCCTGCATGTAGACAGCGTTCCAGTGGACGATGGAGTTGAGGGCGAGACCGAGGACCCCGAGCTGCTCCTCTTGGCCTTGACGCAAAGGGCTTCTGATTTCGCCCCGATCGCCGTGATGGACGCGCCGACCGAGCTTGTGGCGCAATTCCTGCCGGTTGAGCTGAAACAAGATCCGTCGGCGGAACGGTCGGTCGTCGATGTATCGCAGGATGTGCAGCGTCTTGATGATGCGCCCCAGTTCAGACAGGGCCTTGGCCAGGGTCGTTGGGCGGTCTTTGACCTGCAGCATGCGCATGACGCCTGCGGCCTTGAGGTGGCCGAGCTTGATCGACCCGGCCAAACGGATCAGGTCGGACCAGTTTTCCCTAATCAGATTGATTTTGATCCTGCCCCAGGCAATCTCATCGAATTGTCCGTAGCTCGCCTGGCGGTCGATGCGCCACAGCTTCGCGCCGCCGATGTCCGCCAGACGGGGGCTGAATCGGTAGCCCAGGAGCCAGAACAGGCCGAAAATTGCGTCGGAATAGGCAGCGGTGTCGGTCATAATCTCCAGAGGATCGAGCTCGGTTTCCTGCTCCAGCAGGAGAGCCAGGACGACCAAACTGTCGCGCAAGGTGCCGGGGATGACCGCTCCGGCCAGCCCGCTGAACTGATTGGAAATCATGTTGTACCAAGTGACGCCGCGCTCCTGGCCATAGTATTTGGGATTGGGGCCGGCATGTATGGCGCTCGACGGAGCGACAAACCGCATTCCGTCCGCGCTGGCCACCTCTCCGGCGCCCCAGTGGCGAACGATATCCAGGCGATTGTGGGCGGCAACGATCGCGGCGTTCGCCGCAGCTATGGTCTCAGGCCGAATGAAATTCTGATTGACCCAAGACAGCCGGTCGCGACGCAGAGCCGCAATTTCCGGGCGCACAACTGGCTCAAGACCGATGTTGCAGGCGCCGCCGACCAGGGTTGCGCACAGGCTTATCTCGAAGTGCTCGACGGTGGCCTGACGCTCGCTCAGATGGGTAAAGGACTTGGCGAATCCGGTTCGCGCCATGACTTCAAGAAAGATGTCGGGCATCCCCGCCTTCGGCATGCGCGTTTGGACGGCGCCGCGCAGCGCACGAAGGCTCTCGGATTCATCAAGCTTGTCGAGGGGCGTGACCACAATCCCGGTCTTGTCGGCGACCGTCTCGAAACGCAGGTCAGGATTGTGGCCGGCGCGCGCGACGACATGTCGATATGCCTCGTCGAGAAGGCGGGAGAGACCGTCAATCTCAGTGTCGGCTTCCAGAGATCGGCCCAGGGCGCGTGCCACCATCAACCTGGAATTGTGCCAGGACTCGCCCTCGAGCATCCCGCGCCGAGGATCTCCGTATCGGATGCCGGGCTTGGCGAACACATCGCGATGCTTGATCGCGAGACGCCATGCATCGATGATCGCGAAGACATAGGCTTTCGGGTCCCGCACACTGCCTTCATGATCCAGGACATGTTGCCTCCACGCCTTTGGGATCGCAGCGGTCGGTGCGCCGCGCATCTTGGCGAGAGACGACCAGTCGTCTACGCCCTTGAGGTAGCTGATCGCGGCCTTGACGTTTTTGCCGCCCGGGGCGGCGTCGGTCTCGATGCGGTTGGTGATTTCGAAGAACAATTTCCGGGCACCCCGCCACTTTCTCCGCAGTTGGTCGTAGGGCTTGCTCTCTGCGGGCTTGGCGATCGCCTCCACCTTGGACATGGCGGCCTCGATGTCGGGACGGGGCAACCGCTCGAAGAGCACATCTCTCCATTCATTGAGGGGCAGGACATCGTCGGTCAAAACCAACAGACCCATCGCGTGGAGCAGCATCGCGGCGCCATCGAGATCGCGCAGACTGCGCAGACGGTCCTGTTTGTCGGCGGCTTCGGCCCCCTTCACCAAATCGGCAAGCAGAACCTCGGCCAGCTCGGCGGCATCGTCCTGGGCCGCCGCTTCGAGCGTATGGAAGAGCGCGGCTACAGTCGCGGTTCGACGAGGCTCCTGAAGGGCCGCAATGGCCGAAGGCTTGCTGACACGCGCTACCCGCGCGAGCCGCTCAAGGGTTGTCGCGGGAACACCCCTTGGTGGCGCCGGCCGCAGATTGAACGCCCGGACCGCATCGAGCCGATCAAGGTGACGGAAGAGCTCGGTCGGCATGCGCTTGGAGGGCACTGTCCGCAGCGCGTCCAAGGCGGCGAACGTGGATGTGTCGCCATCGTCAAACAGGGCGGCGATGCGCGCGCGTTGGTCATCGCTCAAGCTGGCGACCAGATGGCGCCAAAGCCTGGTCCGCGCACGATCGCGGATTCTGCCGACCAATCGCTCGACGACCGTGACGCCTGGCAGCAGCACCTTGTTGGCGATCAGCCAGGCCGCCGCTCGATCAATCAAGGGGCCGGGCCGCTCGTCGCCGCTCCAACAAAGGGCGTAGAGCCATCTGGTCAATCGGAAACGCGCCACCGCGTTGTCGCCAAAGTCCGTGAAGCCGCAGTGCGTCCGGATGAGCGCGAGGTGCCGGATGCGCCGGCTTCCCGCAAAATAGGCGTCCACGTCCGTGGCGGGCTCAAGAGCGAGTTGTTCGATCACGGTCGCCAGGACCGACGCGGGGATCTCGGAAGGAGAGACTGGAAATGCGCCCAGAAACCGGGCGCTCGTCAGCATCACGGTGAAGCCGA
Encoded proteins:
- a CDS encoding Tn3 family transposase: MPTRHLTDAQRQGFSRFDGEPSADQLARYFHLDQTDRDLIGTLRGDHNRLGFTVMLTSARFLGAFPVSPSEIPASVLATVIEQLALEPATDVDAYFAGSRRIRHLALIRTHCGFTDFGDNAVARFRLTRWLYALCWSGDERPGPLIDRAAAWLIANKVLLPGVTVVERLVGRIRDRARTRLWRHLVASLSDDQRARIAALFDDGDTSTFAALDALRTVPSKRMPTELFRHLDRLDAVRAFNLRPAPPRGVPATTLERLARVARVSKPSAIAALQEPRRTATVAALFHTLEAAAQDDAAELAEVLLADLVKGAEAADKQDRLRSLRDLDGAAMLLHAMGLLVLTDDVLPLNEWRDVLFERLPRPDIEAAMSKVEAIAKPAESKPYDQLRRKWRGARKLFFEITNRIETDAAPGGKNVKAAISYLKGVDDWSSLAKMRGAPTAAIPKAWRQHVLDHEGSVRDPKAYVFAIIDAWRLAIKHRDVFAKPGIRYGDPRRGMLEGESWHNSRLMVARALGRSLEADTEIDGLSRLLDEAYRHVVARAGHNPDLRFETVADKTGIVVTPLDKLDESESLRALRGAVQTRMPKAGMPDIFLEVMARTGFAKSFTHLSERQATVEHFEISLCATLVGGACNIGLEPVVRPEIAALRRDRLSWVNQNFIRPETIAAANAAIVAAHNRLDIVRHWGAGEVASADGMRFVAPSSAIHAGPNPKYYGQERGVTWYNMISNQFSGLAGAVIPGTLRDSLVVLALLLEQETELDPLEIMTDTAAYSDAIFGLFWLLGYRFSPRLADIGGAKLWRIDRQASYGQFDEIAWGRIKINLIRENWSDLIRLAGSIKLGHLKAAGVMRMLQVKDRPTTLAKALSELGRIIKTLHILRYIDDRPFRRRILFQLNRQELRHKLGRRVHHGDRGEIRSPLRQGQEEQLGVLGLALNSIVHWNAVYMQETVRQLSEAGAPPLPADIARLSPIFWRHINFLGSYDFSVPDAVANGGLRPLRQPNSEWDF
- a CDS encoding dihydrolipoyl dehydrogenase family protein, translated to MNDCCNRPGQEGFDVAVIGAGSAGFSAAIAAADLGAKVALVGHGTIGGTCVNVGCVPSKTLIRAAEAVHGGLAAARFPGLGGAVQMDDWSVLAASKDDLVTTLRQKKYVDLLPAYDGVSYIEGKARFADGALIVGDAPMKVGKVILAMGAHAAVPPIPGMDSVPYLTSTSALALDRLPKSLLVIGGGVIGVELGQMFSRLGVDVTICCRSRLLPEMDPEVSAALKNYLEAEGVRVCAGVGYQRIAQTQSGVELTCEGHCDTVAAEQVLIATGRRPNSDGLGLEERGIVLARNGGIVVDDHLETSVPGIYAAGDVTGRDQFVYMAAYGAKLAARNAV
- a CDS encoding mercuric transporter MerT family protein, which encodes MVSTPEAGQPALTENHEPKQANWVAAGALIGAGLASACCVVPLLLVMLGISGAWIANLTALEPYKPYVAGVTLALLGYGFWHVYFKPKPPCEDGSYCARPQSAWTTKAVLWLGLAVAILALTIDWWAPWFY
- a CDS encoding recombinase family protein, whose protein sequence is MKGQRIGYVRVSTFDQNVDRQLEGQSLDRTFTDKASGKDVNRPQLEALLTFAREGDTVVVHSMDRLARNLDDLRKLVQGLTKRGIRIEFEKESLSFSGEDSPMANLMLSVMGAFAEFERALIRERQREGIAIARQRGAYRGRKRSLSDEMIADLHRRVAAGERKATIARDMGISRETLYQYLRAAA
- a CDS encoding tyrosine-type recombinase/integrase yields the protein MAEKVTSWRNVKSGADAAADAHERRKDFLTAAEIDRLLDAAKAGRHGPRDHLLLLMMYRHGLRVSEATALRRDEVDVAVSRLWVRRLKNGLSVEQPIAGDELRAIRRYLGGRDDHLPWLFVSERRAQLTRQAVNYLLAQASARAGLPPVNPHMLRHSCGFALANRAYDLRLIQDYLGHRDPKHTVRYTRTAGRRFEGLWR
- a CDS encoding DNA-binding protein, with translation MATVSMTKGAELAGVSKGTVSKALKSGRLSYAEKTDNGYLIDTSELFRVFPPKQKETVDESRLDTPDGNRETLINSGGLQREIELLREQLQDRDGVVSDLRQRLDKSEEERREAQARVIGLLTGPEAAESKRGFFGRLFGRSDD
- a CDS encoding heavy-metal-associated domain-containing protein, which encodes MKKTVCIAMAVLAMAGGGVAYAVSGTAQDRPAATATAQKQTTFAIENMTCATCPITVKKAMEGVAGVTAVTVDFAAKTARATYNPRRTNAAAIAAASTNAGYPARAIQN
- a CDS encoding MerR family transcriptional regulator; its protein translation is MEQQVGILRAQLARKTGCNLETIRYYEKVGLLPGPPRSSNGYRVYSPELVQRLQFILRARDLGYAMDEIRSLLSLTDTGAQTCAEVMARTELHLEDVRRRIADLQKIEVTLATTLARCTGDDVAECPILEALQFLPHQGN
- a CDS encoding replication initiation protein, with translation MDGTADTTGRTMEVARIEKERGSDTIVQPRELVEVRYARGVSLSLSARKVFALMMHQAAGDAWRDQEHRITKRMLRGSHNSNDRLAETIDELMGIFFAMPDKVEGDHGRRTFQMIEETFEGGEQGWLIYRFTRRARDLLKDSEAYALLHRATVLAFDSKYALELYQLGALLYRRDVPIWRGDVETLRAKLGVPEGSYSSFADLRRFVLDAATAEINQLVPQFSVAWDVAKRRGRKVIEIAITFRRKPPIAAVAAEEENERHRAGRRARRDGTAETILDPSAIIAATVANLGVSDVLRWPTDDQVTEFGATELHAIGVTYGGGHAVQRLADQYARVRTDKRRQLRGDALREDWTTWVRGCAEKWSKP